ATGTTTCAGTTTGAGGAGAAAACAAACTATCcttttatttatcaaataaaacaaagaattattttatctatactattaaaagggaagcagTCTTGAAAAATCGACTTATAAAAGATTGTTAAACCATTTTACTAGATTATTAATATGTTGGTCTTatcttaaatttatactaacaatatattactatatatttctttaataatgatttaatcaattaatAGGTGATATAACTAGATTTCTTAAATTTTCTAAGATTTaccttaaataaaatattttaaatttttgtgacATGAATAACTaaacagtttctatattttttgaataaaaaaaaaatcaaaatcgaatcgaaaccgaactaaaaccctaaaaaaaactGATCGAAACCAAACACGTAGCTTTAAACATATTAGTGAACTAACAAACAATAAgtttatcaataaaaaaatctcGCGCTtttaagcgcggatcaaaatctaattattttaaaagagaaTACTGAAGTTGACATTGGATGCCATATAGGCAAATCCTAAATCACAAGGAAACAGTTGGAACTGGAGATTATGAAAGAGACATAAAATAGGATCTTATGTGATGTCTGGAAGATCTTGTCTCCACAAGTGAGTTCAATGAATAGAGTCTAAATCCCAGAGCCATTCATAGTGTCAATTGAACAATCATGAAACATATCAAAAGAACGACaagaaggttttttttttgtttccttctaTTTCCATGGTGCTTTAAGAGCTCCAACTATAGCTGCTGAATCTTTTCCTCCAAGTTATGTTTTTCAAGCTTCTCTTTATCAGATTTGGGTAGAGATTAATGATAGAAGACGTAAAAATTCACATTCagcaatttattttttgtcaaatattCGACCAAAATACTCTAATCGTCTAAAATGGCCTCGAGTGTTTTCGACCAAAATCCTCAAATCGTCTAAAATGTTTTAGCCTTGATATATGTAACAAATTCTTAGAACTTGATATTTAAAATCTCACCGGAAGTTATTAGAGTTGACACTTAAAAAGTAGCCAAAAAACTCTAGGATTATTGGTTTAGCTACAAAAATCTGGCGATTTCGGTTTACACATAAACCGGATCATCTAAACCGTATAATCCGCAATTTCTATTTCCCCCATATCCGTTCACTCTTTATCTCTCTGGGGCAAAGGCAAAAGCTTATCTTCTTCTCACAATCAGAGCAGTGAGTGCcaaaaaagattcaaaagtCGCCGAGAGCACAAACCCTCCTCTAATGGCGTCTCTCTCCATGGCTTCCGTCAACCTTAGCTTCTCTCCCTTACGCTCTCCTCCAAAGGTCTCCACTCACGCTTCCGTTCAATTCGCTCGGTTCAGCTCGTCGAGTCTTGCCTCAGCTCACTGCATTTCTGGGCTTCGCGCGGTTCTTCCTCAGAAGATATCCACCGTCGTCTCTCAGAGTTCTCAGAGGCTTCAGACTCTTACCGTTTTCGCTCATAAGGGATACAAGATGAAGACCCACAAGGTAAAGTTTTAAACTTTCGAACTTCATGTTTGGTCGTAAAGTTTTGAACTTTCTTGAGAGCAAAGTTGTTCTCTTTGGTAGGCCTCGGCGAAGAGGTTCAGGGTGACGGGTAGAGGGAAGATAGTGAGGAGGAGGTCCGGGAAGCAGCATTTGTTAGCtaagaagaacaacaagagGAAGCTGCGTCTTTCCAAAATGGTTGGTTCTCTTTTATTTCTCGTTCATGTCTTCAAGGTTATTtagttttgtgtgtgtaaattGCATTCTTAAATTGGGTAATAAAGCTGCTAGGGGAATAATGTTGCGACATTTGTTTCCATCAGGACAATGACATCAGTTTCATGATCTGAGTGTTCCTAATTCGTGATCACAAGTTCTagttttacttgtttttttCGGCTTTGTTAGATAGCAACTTTGCTGCTCTGTTCTAGACTAGACCCCCCTCTTCTCTCTTACATGTCTAACTTTATATGTTCTGTATTCTGTAACGCAGCATGAAGTGAGCCGGAGTGACTATGACAATGTGATCGGCGCTCTTCCCTACCTGAAAGTCAACCGAAAGGCGACTTAAGCAGAGCCGGCTTGATCATTTTCTTACCTGCATTTCTCATTTTGTAATCTAAGTTGTGATAatactctcttttgtttttgattttttggtcaATGAGTTGATCCTTCTTCTACCTTCTCGTTTTCTTGTCTTGCGTGTCCACAAATGTGCAAGACTTTCATGACAAACTGATCTAGGTGTAAGATGTACATCAGTAATGAGTTTGGCCATGGTCATGGTTAGGCATGTGTAtataaactaaaccaaaaccgGACTAATGTTTACAAATATCTGAATGATTCGAAACATAATCGAAAACCGAATGGATATTTAAACatctaaaatatagtttataatcaccaaatattctaaaaatactGGTTATAAATCGAAGTACTcgaaaaaataattatctgaATATTTTCatctgaaatattttaaattattacataattgaATTACCtgaatagtttttttcttaaacatttaaatttatctGATTACCCGATATTTAATCCAAAAAATCTAACTTTTATCTGAATATCTAAAATCGTATTGAAACGAAACCGAATTGGATCCACAATTTACCAGATATTAGTGGTTcctaaaactattatttgaaccgaaccgaaaaccaaaaatgAACTGAATTTCATAATCAACTGAAcagtttctatatatatttttgaataccATGAGGTTTGGGGCCGAAGCCTGTAATCCTAAGTTTCAAAATCatcatgtaatattagtttcgttTCAGCAGTCACTTGAACTGGAATTTCTAAGACAATGATCATGGTTCTTTCCAGTTGAGCAAGTCTGCTAACAATTtctgtatatatatttctagaatcaaataatcaaaaactaaaaatatttaaccggAACCAAACACCCAGACCTACTCATGGTCATGGTGATGGTCACGGTCAAGGACCAATATCACTCGAAACGCTTTCTATTCTGAAGTCAGTCCATCCAGTATTTTCTTCCTTGGTTTCATGCTTATTGCTCTGATATGGAAGTTTGACTTCTCAGCATTTATGGTTCTGATCAttgcttatatattatatatattgaatccgttattatatatcttatatatttctatagCCTATAGGTACCATCAATCATCAAGACCATTTCAAACTACAGAGTCAAGCCATCTCCCACACCTATAATAGCTGGAAACTTGGAGAAATTATTGCTACTGGAGTTGTGCTTGGAAGCTACCTAGCCATCATGACTGTTATTTTCTCTTTGGTGGCACACAAGACAGAATTTTTCTCAGTAATAATATAATCGAGTTTTTTCTTGGAGTACTAGACTACTAGTGATAATTTGTCTTCTTTTCCAAGTGTATAAAGttgtaaattaattatttaattttacattgGATTCACAGGAGACGTTTGGTGTGAAGTCTATCAGGAATAGTAACAACTCATGAGTGAGGTGTATCTACAAGTTAGTATCATTAGTCAAGCTCTAATCTTCGTTACAAGATCAGGGAGTTGGTCCTTTGTTGAACGTGCTGGAGCGTTACTGATGATTGCTTTCCTCATTGCACAACTGGTAAGATCATGATCAAAACTCCACATATTGAGGTAGAGAAAGGTCATCAACGAACCTCTTTCTTCCAAATGCAGGTTGCTACTTTGATTGCGGTTTACACAAATTGGGGAATTCGCAAAAGTTATGGGTATTGGATGGGGATGGGTTGCAGTTATCTGGCTATACAGTATTATAACATACTTCCCATTGGACATTCTCCAGTTTGCCATGGTGACTGGAAAGGTTTGGCTCAACTTGGTTAAGAACAAGATAGCTTTCACACGAAGAAAGATTTCAACAAAGAAGAGAGGGAGGCTCAATGGGCAGTTGCTCAGAGGACACTTCAAGGTTTGCAGCCAAATGAAGTATTACTAATTCTGTGACTGGAGCTAATCACCGactgaatgttttatttgtgAACAACAGGCTTAGGGAGCTGCACACACTCAAGGGGCATGTGGAATCATTGAGCGCTGGTGAGAACGCTGGAGAGATCACCGTAGAATCGCTTTGGTATACTTTTTTCTTGAGGAGACAGATTGTGAAAATTCCTAGTGAACGAAAGACGGAAATCCTTAAGGTGTAATTGGTGACCAAATAATGAAATGGAATAATGTATTCTTTAcaattcctaattttttttttatcatttacaagaaattgtttttcttttgcattcattttcattctttttattcTAGAAGAATATAGAAGAAATTGTTCCCCGCTAAAATTGATaaggaaacattttttttttcattcctcTAATAttatttctctgttttttttctctacTCATTCCTAATGTTATTGTAATTGTCACCAGTTAGACCCagtgtttttagattttttagtgagaaattaaaaaatagaaatatcatttatattgaGTAATTCTTCCAAAagatactaaaaaaaaaaatttgaccaAAAGATCACAAAAGTAGAGGATGATTAAAATAGGTTTCatcaaaaagataaaagattttttttaccttaccttatagatatataaatataaataattatttaaataaacatttttgtattttcaaaaaaatacgttttcaattcaaaaaaaattgaaacttttttccaattttttttttttaaatccaaaattttgttttgaaactattttaaaattattattttaaatattaatatttcgcAATCCGAAACTCCTTCATTTCCAAAACTTCATCCTCAAATATAAAttctaagtctagattaatcattttagtcattttaaatGGGATATAAAtgtcttattttctttttaatagaatattttggtcattttgatccttgTGTACTATTTTACTAGTCCTAATAATTTATGATAGAAAAATTCAGTATTGTTCTAATGAGTTcacttaaatatttaaagtttataaGATTATGTTATTTGTTAATTACAGGgtttatttcatatttataaaagtaaaataaattgcGACAAAGACAATGAACtcaaaattattttggtttttataaaagtaaaatatattgtGACAAAGACAATGAACTCAAAGTTAATAAAGAGACAAATCATTTTTCAATAGGGAACCAATTAGCTAATTTTGGGAACTACAAGTGACGACAAAACAGACCAAATGAGACCTTTAGATAAGAAGCCACATCCGAATAAAACGCCACGTGGTAAATCCTCGTCGATTGCCGTCATTTACAAAAGCAAAGAGGGACCCAGCTCTTACAATATCCATAACACACCCTCGTGTCGGCCTACGAATCaaccaattattttttttttggtaaaaaaatcaaccaattattcaaaagagaaaggaaaaaatattGCAAAATAACCTCATAAGTGAAGACAAAGACGAAATACTAACTGGCCTTcaaaatatttcgaaattttatggctgaaaatacttaaatataataaatggtTCGAAGCTGTTTCCTTGGCTTGAAGTAAGGACTGGTTCTGTCCACAAATGTGCAGCGAGTGTAACAGATACATTAGCAAGGAGTTTGGTTATTGTCATGGATCAATGATTGGGTTGAATCTGTCATTTATCTTAGGACTTGAGAATTCAACTTATTATAATTAGATCAATATCCGTCAGAACTCTTCCatccattttttttcaaaagctgTAAGAGATAATTGCGGCTGAGATAACGACTAACTAGCTAATGCTTTGATAATGAGAGTTCACTAATAAAAATAGCAACACTAGCGTACCATATTTCATTTGCATTTATTATAGACTTAATAAGGGACTGAACTATTGACTGAGATTTTTGCCATCTACAATCAACTCatgcatattttaaaaactaaacatGGGTTATGACAATACTAGtgtaattattaaaactaaaactgTAAATCTTGGCCAATGATATAATCATCGTTATATATAGCGTCTACTTCTAGGGTACTTTATCAATGATGTTGAACCGAAATAccagattttaattttaaaacataatttatactCCTGTTTGAAATTAATGTGTTTTTTGCTTTGCACACATTAAACTAAAATTGGTTATAAATACATTATCTTGTTTGATAAGTTTTAACAATTTAAAGTAGTAATAATtcaataaacaaatattattcttaatttttataaattctttgtaagaataaaaatacataataagttAAGTctataatttgaaatatatatatatattggaaaatAGATGGAGTATATAGTAAACACGTTGACAAATACACACAAAGTCTTACAGTTATAACATACAATATAAAATCAATTCTTATGAATTATAACTTGAatcaaatgttaataaaactgatgattgtttaactaaaattttttaaacctATTCTATTAGTaaccaacattttttttgtaaattaaaactCAATCTGAGGTGCATGGGTTGTTGATTGGTTAGTGTTGTGGTTGATGTAGGGAGCAAAAAGGtattttataaccacaaaattcaaccaataaatttttgcttaatttcttaaattcacagcctaattttccttttctttttatgaatatggtatgggcaattctcataaatatacaattttcaagttttggtcataaaaatagaccacaaagagaaaaatgactaaactgtttcatttaataggtaaaaggaTAATAATACtctagatatattaaaaaataaaaaaataaaagaataaaagaataaattttttatagttttagattatatgttttcaaattcaaacttttttataatttttttttgaattttttttgaaactttttttttaattttttttcaaaatttctttttgtaattcgaaaatactttttaaaactatttttaaaattttattttcaaattttaatatttattttctattttcataaaattttaaacctcaaacCCAAATCTCCAcccattaactctaaaccctaaggtttggattagttaaccctaaaaatataagtgtatatttacttctttaatgaaacatttggtcattttgattgtTAGAATctatatttatgataaaaactttTTAGCGTTATTCTAGGGTATGATATTTCCACaacttaaaaattatgttttagaattttctaGTAAGTCGTTGAGTCTTACAATACACAATTAGGCTTCAAATGGTAACTGCAgtttgagcggtgcgggacacAAGTTTAACTGCGGTAcagttttaacagttataaaaacgtatataGATATGGTATATGCAGAGaatttgttactgttaactgcggtgcAGAGCGGGGTGGTTCATAACATTTGAATGGTGactgcggtttgagcggtgcgggataaacggttcaactgcggtgcggttctaacagttataaaaatatatagatatatagtatacgtagagatttttgttaatgTTAACTGTAGGGTGGGGTGAGACGAGACGATGGTTACTATTCGAAGCCTTAGTATTTACttattgaatttcaatttaaaatcacgttaaaaatctatagctacaaaattatttaatttagattatacaacaaaaaatagaagaatCAAGTGTAAATTATAATAGTATGTTATTAGATCcatgtttttaaaatgaatacGGGAAGTACATGTGACGACAAAACAGACTTATTAGATAAGAAGCCACATCGGAATAAATAACACGTGCCGAATCCTCTATCAATAGCCGTCATTTAAAAAGCCAAACCGCGGGACCCACCTATCGATACATCCCATAAACACACACACTCGTGTCGGCCAGCGAATCAACCAACatattcaaagaaaaaataagaaatgacAAACATAGCCTCCTAAGAAAGGACAAAGAGGAAGGGCTAATCTGGGTATTTTCCAGAAActcaactttcttttttttaaatataaagtctcgaggaagaaagagaaacagaatccacctctctctctctctctctctctctctctctctctctctctctctctctctctttcgcgTTTTTTAGATCTTCAAAATCAAATTCGTCACTCTCATTTGATTTCAATTCTTGTATCTTGTGAACCTTTATTCATTTTCAGTTTACTGATGAAATCGAGGAATCTAAGACCGGCGTCCAAGTTACCGGTCAAACTAGAGATCGTCGAGGATTTTCTGGAAGAAGAGAACGGTCCTGCTAACAAGCGATCTAAGGTTTGTTCCTTGAActgattttgattttattacatCTGAACATAAGTGTTTTGTCGTgtcgtttgttttttttcttaaatttaaattttgctcTTTCTAATCAGCTATGGAGCAATGGAACAAGCGTGTCTCTTATACCACCGAACCTACTTGATGAGCCAAGTCCTTTGGGACTGAGCCTAAGAAAGAGCCCATCTCTGCAAGATCTCATTCAGATGAGACTCTCTCAAAGTGTTAAGAAAGAAACCATAGCCAATGCTTCTTCTCTTGTCGGAACCGTTGAGAAgctcaaagcttcaaacttccCTGCTACCGTTCTCAGGATTGGCCAATGGGAGGTGAGTTCTGCATACAAATATCATGTTTTTTCCTTGGAGTTTATATGGGAATCTAAGTTCTTGTTTGTTAGTACAAATCGAGGTACGAAGGTGATCTGGTGGCGAAATGTTACTTTGCAAAACACAAACTTGTGTGGGAAGTGTTGGAACAAGGACTTAAGAGCAAGATCGAGATTCAATGGTCAGATATAATGGCGTTGAAGGCAAGTTGTCCAGAAGATGAGCCTGGAACGTTGACCATCGTGGTATAAATGCATTCTCGTTGATCATTTTAATTCCTATAAACTAGGGCTGAGATTTTAACTGAACCAAACTtgccgaaccaaaccaaaaagtttggtttttggttagttcggtttaaAAGTTAGGTGAAAAATATTGGTTTACGATTCGTAAGTAATCAGTTAGCTCGGTTCTCTAAAAAATATCCAAACAGTACCAATTTTAACTGAAATTccgaaccgaactaaccaaaatccgaaataaccgagctaaccaaaattgaattttattcaatttagaCCTGAACTAACCATAAACTTTAAGCTTCGGTAAAGTTTTTgaaactgaaccaaaccaaaaaaaaatcggtGAGATTTCGACCAACCCGAACTAACCGACCTGAAGAAACCGAACCCGCATGCCTATGCCTAAACCTTAATGTACTTTGGTTTTGAATTGGTTTCTTGTTTGTTTCAGCTCGCAAGGCGACCATTGTTTTACAGGGAGACTAATCCGCAGCCTAGGAAGCATACTTTGTGGCAGGCAACATCAGATTTTACTGATGGTCAAGCCAGCATGAACAGGTGAAATAACATGTCCGTTGTGTGTCATTTGTCCTTTATACGTCACAGGGTCTAATCGTCTGtggtgtgtgtgtatatatggtAGGCAACATTTTCTGCAATGtctcccagggatattgaacaAGCATATAGAGAAGCTTCTCCAGTGCGATCATCGCTTGTTCTGTCTAAGCCAAGAGCCTGAGATGAATTTCGACACGCTCTTCTCTGATACACGGCAGTCTATATTCGAGGATCCTTCAGTGTCTGGGGCTCAGTCATCATCAGAACATATGTCTCTGTCTCATGACGCACTCTCGCCTAGCTCAGgtatataactatttataacTAACCCCTTCTTGTTTCTATTAGGAGGTTCTTATTATGTTTCTTGTTAACTCAGTGATGGATGCTCGTGCAATCGAAGGAGGAGTCGGTGCAAGAAACTGGAATCAGATACACCAATCTATCTCGATGAACGACTTCCTTGCGTTTCTGTCGGATCAAGCTAACTGTGAGAACAACCCTGAGTTTGAGGACATGAAACAGCTGCTGCTAAGCGACACGCAGACCGAGACATCGGATGAGAAGTCTGTAATGTCGAAGGTGAACTCTTTCTACAACCTCTTGGAGACCGCTGCTAACGAT
Above is a window of Brassica napus cultivar Da-Ae chromosome A9 unlocalized genomic scaffold, Da-Ae chrA09_Random_19, whole genome shotgun sequence DNA encoding:
- the LOC106368631 gene encoding 50S ribosomal protein L35, chloroplastic, which translates into the protein MASLSMASVNLSFSPLRSPPKVSTHASVQFARFSSSSLASAHCISGLRAVLPQKISTVVSQSSQRLQTLTVFAHKGYKMKTHKASAKRFRVTGRGKIVRRRSGKQHLLAKKNNKRKLRLSKMHEVSRSDYDNVIGALPYLKVNRKAT
- the LOC106368630 gene encoding uncharacterized protein LOC106368630, giving the protein MKSRNLRPASKLPVKLEIVEDFLEEENGPANKRSKLWSNGTSVSLIPPNLLDEPSPLGLSLRKSPSLQDLIQMRLSQSVKKETIANASSLVGTVEKLKASNFPATVLRIGQWEYKSRYEGDLVAKCYFAKHKLVWEVLEQGLKSKIEIQWSDIMALKASCPEDEPGTLTIVLARRPLFYRETNPQPRKHTLWQATSDFTDGQASMNRQHFLQCLPGILNKHIEKLLQCDHRLFCLSQEPEMNFDTLFSDTRQSIFEDPSVSGAQSSSEHMSLSHDALSPSSVMDARAIEGGVGARNWNQIHQSISMNDFLAFLSDQANCENNPEFEDMKQLLLSDTQTETSDEKSVMSKVNSFYNLLETAANDGKEIGLDNNNNSNKRHNKTEEGSIVLDHASSSMSRKDSFTDLLAHLPRITSLPKFLFNISEEDGDA